One region of Cydia fagiglandana chromosome 17, ilCydFagi1.1, whole genome shotgun sequence genomic DNA includes:
- the LOC134672679 gene encoding lysozyme-like: MRRFIKVLLPFIGVMLGFYCITGSTGLYISNLSQACYRCLCHVATGCAVSHGCTAGYCGPFNISRVYWIDAGKVTLPEDDPERNHAWEDCARSYHCASRIVEGYLQKFGKDCNSDGVTNCFDYMMVNGNGGYGCTAPLNRSANGRRWLQRFQDCALNL; encoded by the exons ATGAGAAGGTTTATTAAAGTTCTGTTACCTTTCATAGGTGTAATGTTGGGTTTTTACTGCATAACAGGTTCCACTG GCCTGTACATCTCAAACCTATCGCAAGCTTGCTACCGCTGCCTGTGCCACGTTGCTACAGGCTGCGCTGTGTCTCACGGCTGCACTGCAGGGTACTGCGGGCCTTTCAACATCTCCAGGGTGTATTGGATAGACGCTGGCAAGGTCACGCTCCCGGAGGACGATCCTGAGAGAAATCATG cgTGGGAAGACTGCGCGAGAAGCTATCACTGCGCTTCAAGGATCGTCGAAGGCTATTTGCAGAAATTCGGAAAG GATTGCAACAGCGACGGCGTAACAAACTGCTTCGACTACATGATGGTCAACGGCAATGGCGGATACGGCTGCACCGCCCCGCTCAACCGTTCCGCCAACGGGCGGCGGTGGCTGCAGAGGTTCCAAGACTGCGCACTCAACTTATAA